From one Triticum urartu cultivar G1812 chromosome 3, Tu2.1, whole genome shotgun sequence genomic stretch:
- the LOC125543148 gene encoding probable serine/threonine-protein kinase DDB_G0267514 codes for MDTETSWVRRTKFSHTVYTRVSSHGVHVAPLGRDVEQRLQRFVSMSKCVTMPIDRGNDETVAALKHTASLPSLRASLQPNEKKASKQKMSLEIPLSPPAKSEKSKAPRARSLVKSPSSMMLLSYLNNAHTSQGSNLHQKANGSPHKLRSKSPLPSVVPSDTFREARASSQRFTSPPPKRVGSDKSVYGKSLGREGCDMGPSPDWCSTLVVSDKHNSQKDSSWTRRYFDNGGRRRVSAVETVRSRTVSMAQAVQSTVDWELDPTKLLVGHRFASGAHSRLYKGLYDNKPVALKFIRRPKPDAGGIIAAKLDKQYNTEINALSHLHHKNVIKLVAAHRCGPVYYIITELLPGGSLRSYLHNPEHHPLPLERTISIALEIARGLEYIHSQGIVHRDIKPENILFDEKFEVKIADFGIACEETLCDLLVDDEGTYRWMAPEMLKRKPYNRKVDVYSFGLLLWEMVTGRIPFENLSPVQVAYAVANNNKKAMEPQDYCPAVVRPLIEECCALQPEKRPDFWQIVKTLEKIQSVMSQGGCLDALRSSDHKKGLKHWIQKLKPSHSA; via the exons ATGGACACGGAGACCTCCTGGGTTAGGAGGACTAAGTTTTCGCACACCGTCTACACAAGGGTTAGTTCCCATGGGGTGCATGTGGCTCCTCTTGGCAGGGATGTGGAGCAGAGACTTCAGAGGTTTGTGAGCATGAGTAAGTGTGTGACGATGCCCATTGATCGAGGCAATGATGAAACAGTGGCTGCGCTGAAGCATACTGCTAGTTTGCCATCACTTCGAGCCTCACTTCAGCCTAATGAGAAGAAGGCCAGCAAGCAGAAGATGAGTTTGGAGATTCCTTTGAGCCCTCCGGCAAAGTCTGAGAAATCCAAGGCCCCAAGGGCGAGGAGCCTGGTCAAGAGCCCAAGCTCGATGATGCTCCTTAGCTACTTAAATAATGCACACACAAGTCAGGGCTCCAACCTTCATCAAAAGGCTAATGGATCTCCTCACAAGCTGAGATCCAAGTCCCCTCTTCCCAGCGTAGTGCCTTCAGATACATTCAGGGAAGCGAGGGCCAGCAGTCAGAGGTTCACAAGCCCTCCCCCGAAGCGTGTGGGATCTGATAAAAGCGTCTATGGCAAATCGTTGGGCAGGGAAGGGTGTGATATGGGTCCAAGCCCTGATTGGTGTTCGACTCTGGTGGTCTCTGATAAGCACAATTCTCAGAAGGATAGCTCATGGACCAGAAGATACTTTGACAATGGGGGAAGGAGGAGGGTTAGTGCAGTAGAGACTGTGAGGAGCCGTACGGTTAGCATGGCTCAAGCGGTGCAATCTACAGTTGATTGGGAACTTGATCCAACCAAGCTGCTTGTTGGCCATAGGTTTGCTTCTGGGGCACATAGCCGGCTATACAAAGGACTTTACGACAATAAGCCGGTTGCACTTAAATTTATCCGCCGGCCTAAGCCTGATGCTGGTGGGATAATAGCTGCAAAGCTTGACAAACAATATAACACTGAGATCAATGCATTGTCTCATCTGCATCATAAGAATGTGATCAAG CTTGTAGCGGCTCATAGATGTGGACCGGTTTATTACATTATTACGGAGCTTCTTCCTGGAGGTTCCTTGAGGTCATACCTGCACAACCCAGAGCACCACCCCCTCCCTCTGGAGAGGACCATATCCATCGCTCTGGAGATTGCCCGCGGGTTGGAGTACATCCACTCTCAGGGAATTGTCCACCGCGACATTAAGCCCGAGAACATCCTTTTTGATGAGAAGTTCGAGGTGAAGATTGCTGATTTCGGCATTGCCTGCGAGGAAACGTTATGTGATCTCCTAGTGGACGATGAGGGCACGTACCGCTGGATGGCCCCTGAGATGCTAAAGCGCAAGCCGTACAACCGGAAGGTGGATGTATATAGCTTTGGACTGCTGCTGTGGGAGATGGTGACCGGAAGAATTCCTTTCGAGAACCTCTCCCCAGTCCAGGTGGCTTATGCCGTTGCGAATAAC AACAAGAAAGCGATGGAGCCTCAAGATTACTGCCCAGCAGTAGTGAGACCCCTGATTGAGGAGTGCTGCGCGTTGCAGCCTGAGAAGAGGCCGGATTTCTGGCAGATTGTGAAAACCCTGGAGAAGATCCAGTCGGTTATGTCGCAGGGCGGCTGCCTGGACGCGCTGAGGAGCAGTGACCACAAGAAGGGGCTTAAGCACTGGATTCAGAAACTGAAGCCATCGCACAGCGCGTGA